In one Nicotiana tomentosiformis chromosome 6, ASM39032v3, whole genome shotgun sequence genomic region, the following are encoded:
- the LOC104099920 gene encoding uncharacterized protein, translating to MSPASRSKPKDKKGGKEPPKAASKPSSVNAGAATPTSGYNPLLGTFHTLETAPVTSNAAVHVNGRFRNIDETDDHSGHSLGASTEYDSVSNNGSWSGESEDHKEKMSNPPPRPEAVPGSDNDKREKIRQKNEKKHQRQKERRAQELHEKCSGYLMSRKLEALAQQLVAMGFSSERATMALILNEGRVEESVSWLFEGGEEADKHKEHNLDGGGNLKIDISEELARIADMEISYKCSRQEVERAVVACEGDLEKAGETLRSQKQEPHSVPSKPEESGDPPTMGNGKLPVANSQNLLRAPAKPSSSTILPKRDDRDFNYTKVAATSGSSADNGSKSIQSLKKIQPKLDWAKPPQVVVPADKRWPNAGSNPSVSYSLASPLQASASSAKSEARYVAVGNELKNLQLGTVREPVIVMQRPNQSINPKQTPTSTVSSSPPGTAAGWFPNNSIETMKPNGLMPHIPGTRSLSTNGVSTNQLYSQLQYQQHQQPQQLVSSNGSLESPGISRGNSLWNRTGALQTQTLSPASSLGLFSGFGTNGTSGLSSPVDWNSGGGSMVQLDYANIDWSLDRGTSSSRLGGMWSTTNTFMPNNARTYDSFTPGLGVTSAMRPVLSNGGGVSMPGLQERVATAETSTGGSREWTSPFEERDLFSLPRQFVSSPSL from the coding sequence ATGTCTCCAGCATCTAGGTCCAAGCCAAAGGACAAAAAGGGTGGCAAGGAACCACCCAAAGCTGCTTCAAAGCCTTCAAGTGTAAATGCAGGTGCTGCAACACCCACTAGTGGATACAATCCTCTTTTAGGGACATTCCATACACTTGAGACAGCTCCTGTGACTTCAAATGCTGCTGTTCATGTGAATGGTCGTTTCAGAAATATTGACGAGACAGATGACCATAGTGGGCACTCACTTGGAGCTAGCACAGAGTATGATTCTGTTTCCAATAATGGTAGCTGGTCTGGTGAGTCTGAGGACCATAAAGAGAAAATGTCCAATCCTCCTCCCCGGCCAGAGGCAGTACCTGGCTCTGATAACGACAAGCGCGAAAAAATCCGTCAGAAAAATGAGAAGAAGCATCAACGTCAAAAGGAGAGACGAGCTCAAGAATTGCATGAAAAGTGCAGTGGCTATCTCATGTCGAGAAAGCTGGAAGCTCTTGCCCAGCAGCTTGTGGCTATGGGATTCTCTTCAGAACGAGCTACAATGGCTCTTATCTTGAATGAAGGCAGAGTAGAAGAATCAGTGTCGTGGTTATTTGAAGGAGGTGAAGAAGCAGATAAACATAAGGAACATAATCTTGATGGTGGGGGTAATCTGAAAATTGACATTTCAGAAGAGCTTGCTCGAATTGCAGACATGGAAATTAGCTACAAGTGCTCCAGACAGGAGGTTGAAAGAGCAGTAGTTGCCTGTGAGGGTGATCTTGAGAAGGCTGGAGAAACTTTGAGGTCTCAAAAGCAGGAACCTCATTCTGTGCCATCTAAGCCTGAAGAAAGTGGTGATCCTCCTACCATGGGCAATGGCAAGCTTCCAGTTGCCAACAGCCAGAACTTACTAAGAGCACCTGCAAAACCTTCATCCAGCACAATATTGCCAAAGAGGGATGACAGAGACTTCAATTACACGAAAGTTGCAGCCACATCAGGGTCTTCTGCGGATAATGGGAGCAAAAGTATACAatcattaaaaaaaattcaaccGAAACTGGACTGGGCCAAGCCACCGCAAGTGGTGGTGCCTGCTGACAAAAGGTGGCCAAATGCAGGATCGAATCCTTCTGTTTCCTATTCTTTGGCATCTCCTCTGCAGGCATCAGCCTCATCTGCCAAGTCAGAAGCTCGTTATGTGGCTGTAGGAAATGAGTTGAAGAATCTACAGCTAGGAACCGTGAGAGAACCAGTCATAGTTATGCAACGACCCAATCAATCAATTAATCCTAAGCAGACTCCCACCTCAACTGTTAGCTCTTCTCCACCTGGAACTGCAGCAGGGTGGTTTCCTAACAATTCTATTGAAACAATGAAACCCAATGGACTGATGCCACATATTCCTGGCACAAGAAGCCTAAGCACAAATGGTGTCAGCACAAACCAGTTGTACAGCCAACTTCAGTATCAACAGCACCAGCAACCACAACAACTTGTTTCTAGCAATGGCTCACTTGAATCACCAGGAATAAGCCGGGGGAATAGTTTGTGGAATAGAACAGGTGCTCTGCAGACACAAACCCTTTCTCCGGCTTCCTCGCTTGGACTCTTCTCTGGGTTTGGAACCAATGGTACATCTGGATTATCATCTCCAGTGGATTGGAACAGTGGTGGTGGCTCAATGGTGCAGCTAGATTACGCCAACATAGACTGGAGTTTAGATCGCGGGACTTCATCATCGAGATTAGGTGGCATGTGGTCAACGACGAATACTTTTATGCCAAACAATGCTCGTACATATGATTCATTTACCCCTGGACTCGGTGTTACATCTGCCATGAGACCTGTTCTGTCCAATGGAGGTGGTGTCTCAATGCCCGGATTGCAGGAAAGAGTTGCGACAGCGGAAACATCTACTGGTGGTTCTCGGGAGTGGACTTCTCCATTTGAAGAGAGAGATCTTTTTAGCTTACCAAGACAGTTCGTTTCTTCCCCTTCACTGTAG
- the LOC104099921 gene encoding cysteine proteinase inhibitor A-like has translation MAAVGGISEVGGSQNSVEIDDLARFAIQDYNKKQNALLEFGKVVNVKQQVVAGTIYYITLEAIEGGKKKVYEAKIWVKPWENFKEVQEFKLVGDAPSA, from the exons ATGGCAGCTGTAGGAGGCATTAGCGAGGTTGGAGGATCCCAGAATAGCGTTGAGATCGATGATCTTGCACGTTTTGCTATCCAAGATTATAACAAAAAACAG AATGCTCTTTTGGAGTTTGGAAAGGTTGTGAATGTGAAACAACAGGTAGTTGCTGGAACCATATACTATATAACACTCGAGGCAATTGAGGGCGGAAAGAAGAAAGTATATGAAGCCAAGATATGGGTTAAGCCATGGGAAAACTTCAAGGAAGTTCAAGAATTCAAGCTTGTTGGCGATGCCCCAAGTGCTTAA